A genomic segment from Gracilimonas sediminicola encodes:
- a CDS encoding glycosyltransferase, producing the protein MQNAAPHISVVIVNYKVKEYIANLLNSLKKAQHDFALEIFVVDNDSGDDSVSYLKQRYPEVNYIANEENVGFGKANNQAIRQANGEFTLIINPDTLVSEDTLDVLVNHMNENPECGAAGCKILNPDGTFAPESRRSIPTIWSASCKVFGLNTLFPESKLFSQYYLSWMGEDEAGEIPVLSGSFMFWRTDLLKELDGFDERFFMYGEDIDLCYRVQKTDYRIDYVPDTSIIHYKGESTKKGDLRYIRIFNKALYQFFDKHYSARYSLFFRIFIYLAIWLKTALSFISTNLKKLKPVFADLILLNLSVALGFLIRYGIKGTNILTPEGTKYLWINLLMTLLFLFSGSLLGMFKKNKESISTALKALSITYAGVVIITFFVRNLAYSRLGLIFGFILGVIFFVSYKLIRANRKDAGNMNRGRLRNSRVILVGDAGQSADIISKIHTRPDWSYEVVGYVNVDEDDEKALGGLTQLRDLVKAYQVDQVFFALNSISYKQMLKEISNLQKEEVVFKLIPDSMDFILGKSNVEYLEAIPLVEVEFEYSKPINRLLKRLLDLGLSVPLFVLLLLVCWPAVLFSRRDWVFVEGIKLYRQIEQNKWKNRLRLLGYVISGKLSLVGAPINESVMEQSSTAKKGVTGLIQISKNRIQQEEEAESFGLYYLQNYSLWMDIDILIKTIFNGPYPLEILSETKKKD; encoded by the coding sequence GTGCAAAATGCAGCTCCTCATATCTCGGTGGTTATTGTTAACTATAAGGTTAAAGAGTATATAGCCAATCTCCTTAACTCGTTAAAAAAAGCACAACACGACTTTGCCCTGGAAATATTTGTTGTGGACAATGACTCCGGCGATGATTCTGTTTCCTATCTCAAACAGCGGTATCCGGAAGTTAATTACATAGCCAATGAGGAGAATGTCGGTTTTGGGAAGGCGAACAATCAGGCCATCAGGCAGGCAAATGGGGAGTTTACGCTAATCATTAACCCGGATACGCTGGTAAGTGAAGACACGCTCGATGTATTGGTGAACCACATGAATGAAAACCCGGAGTGTGGAGCGGCAGGGTGCAAAATTTTAAATCCGGATGGTACTTTTGCTCCGGAATCCCGGCGTTCGATCCCTACTATTTGGTCAGCTTCGTGCAAAGTTTTTGGGCTGAATACGTTATTCCCGGAAAGTAAACTGTTTAGCCAATACTACCTGAGCTGGATGGGTGAAGATGAGGCCGGTGAAATCCCAGTGCTTTCCGGATCCTTTATGTTCTGGCGAACCGATTTACTCAAAGAGCTGGACGGTTTCGATGAGCGCTTTTTTATGTATGGGGAAGATATTGACCTGTGCTACCGCGTACAGAAAACAGATTATAGAATTGATTATGTGCCCGATACCTCCATCATTCACTATAAAGGAGAGAGCACCAAGAAAGGTGATCTGCGGTACATCCGAATCTTTAATAAAGCGCTGTATCAATTTTTTGACAAGCACTATAGCGCCCGGTACAGTTTATTTTTTCGGATATTTATCTACCTGGCTATTTGGTTGAAAACGGCTCTTTCTTTTATCTCAACCAATCTGAAAAAACTGAAGCCCGTATTTGCCGACCTGATATTACTGAATTTGTCGGTGGCTTTAGGGTTCTTGATCCGCTACGGCATTAAGGGTACAAACATATTGACCCCGGAAGGAACCAAATACCTTTGGATAAACCTGTTGATGACGCTCTTATTCCTCTTTAGCGGAAGCTTGCTGGGGATGTTTAAAAAGAATAAGGAATCAATTTCAACGGCTCTTAAAGCGTTAAGTATTACCTATGCCGGAGTGGTAATAATCACGTTTTTTGTAAGGAATCTTGCGTACTCGCGGCTGGGTCTGATTTTTGGATTTATTTTAGGGGTGATCTTTTTCGTCAGCTATAAACTGATCAGGGCGAACAGAAAGGATGCTGGAAACATGAACAGGGGCAGACTGAGGAATTCACGGGTAATTCTGGTTGGCGATGCCGGGCAGTCGGCTGATATCATTTCAAAAATACACACGCGTCCCGACTGGAGTTATGAAGTGGTAGGCTATGTGAATGTGGATGAAGATGATGAAAAAGCATTGGGAGGGCTGACTCAGCTTCGTGATCTGGTAAAAGCCTATCAGGTAGATCAGGTGTTTTTTGCGTTGAATTCCATCAGCTATAAGCAGATGCTGAAGGAAATATCCAATCTCCAGAAAGAAGAAGTTGTATTTAAGCTGATCCCGGACTCCATGGATTTCATTTTGGGGAAATCTAATGTGGAATACCTCGAAGCTATTCCCCTGGTTGAAGTAGAGTTTGAATATTCCAAGCCCATAAATCGGTTGCTGAAAAGATTGCTGGATCTTGGGTTATCGGTTCCTTTGTTCGTGTTGCTGTTGTTGGTCTGCTGGCCGGCTGTGCTGTTTTCGAGACGAGACTGGGTTTTTGTGGAAGGCATAAAACTGTACCGGCAGATAGAGCAAAATAAGTGGAAAAACCGGCTCCGGTTATTGGGGTATGTGATTTCAGGTAAGCTGAGTTTAGTCGGGGCGCCCATCAATGAATCAGTAATGGAGCAATCAAGCACCGCCAAAAAGGGGGTTACGGGCCTCATTCAAATCAGCAAAAACCGGATTCAGCAGGAAGAGGAAGCCGAAAGCTTTGGCTTGTATTACCTGCAAAACTATTCGCTGTGGATGGATATTGATATCCTTATCAAAACCATATTTAATGGTCCGTATCCTTTAGAAATATTATCAGAAACAAAGAAAAAAGACTAA